From the genome of Cytobacillus firmus, one region includes:
- a CDS encoding branched-chain amino acid ABC transporter permease produces MEVFINLLVNGVSTGLLIFLLAAGLTLIFGLMSVLNFAHGGLFVWGAFSGAWFFKETNSFLLAIAGAVAVGMVLGWVLERFLIRPVYGNHVRQLLITLGGMLVLSESIKIFWGPNPIRVNLPAWLEGSYQFDGIIIIKYRVFVIVVGLLLYLALWLLLSRTQIGLMIRAGVLDKEMVQALGINVKGLFTFVFLLGAGLAALGGALLAPYSGVVFAEMGMQYAILAFIVVIIGGMGSLQGSALASLIVGVAGAFMAYYMPDLSLALNMLLLAIVLLVKPTGLLGEKGSAV; encoded by the coding sequence ATGGAAGTCTTTATTAATTTATTGGTCAATGGGGTTTCAACTGGGCTTTTGATATTCCTTCTGGCTGCTGGACTTACCTTAATCTTTGGACTGATGAGTGTATTGAACTTCGCCCATGGCGGATTATTCGTCTGGGGCGCTTTCTCAGGAGCATGGTTTTTTAAAGAAACAAACAGTTTTCTATTAGCGATAGCGGGTGCAGTTGCTGTCGGAATGGTCTTGGGCTGGGTATTGGAGAGATTCCTGATCCGTCCTGTCTATGGTAATCATGTGAGACAGCTGCTGATTACATTAGGCGGGATGCTGGTATTATCGGAAAGCATCAAAATCTTCTGGGGGCCAAACCCGATAAGGGTAAACCTGCCAGCGTGGCTTGAAGGGAGTTATCAGTTTGATGGAATCATCATCATAAAATACCGTGTGTTTGTGATTGTGGTTGGACTGCTGCTGTATCTGGCATTATGGCTTTTGCTCAGCCGTACGCAGATTGGACTTATGATCAGGGCTGGAGTGCTGGATAAGGAAATGGTTCAGGCGCTCGGAATCAATGTAAAAGGACTTTTTACATTCGTATTTCTGCTCGGTGCCGGATTGGCTGCTTTAGGCGGAGCGCTATTAGCGCCGTATTCTGGAGTCGTTTTTGCGGAAATGGGCATGCAGTATGCCATCCTGGCTTTCATTGTTGTCATCATTGGCGGAATGGGAAGCCTGCAGGGATCTGCACTGGCTTCCCTGATCGTAGGAGTAGCGGGAGCGTTTATGGCTTATTATATGCCTGATTTGTCACTAGCATTGAATATGCTCCTATTGGCTATCGTATTATTGGTGAAACCAACAGGGCTGCTGGGAGAAAAGGGGAGTGCTGTATGA
- a CDS encoding ABC transporter ATP-binding protein — protein sequence MSLLKLDNLETYLGQYHILQGVSMSVEEGSITVLFGRNGAGKTTTLRTIMGFNPSTTGSVHYHDQKISGIPTHLISRKGIGYVPENQGMFSALTVEETLNLAKAKSTGETEEKMEWMLELFPDLKKFWSKKSGLLSGGQKQMLAIARAYINGDGLLLIDEPSKGLSPIMVEKLMESILKMKEKTTILLVEQNFLMASEIGDYFYIMDDGKIVHDGLMQDLKEDKETCQKYLGIA from the coding sequence GTGAGTCTATTAAAACTGGATAATCTGGAGACCTATTTGGGTCAATATCACATTCTTCAGGGTGTGTCCATGTCTGTGGAAGAGGGAAGCATCACCGTTCTCTTCGGGAGAAATGGCGCAGGCAAAACGACAACACTGCGCACCATCATGGGCTTTAACCCATCCACCACGGGTTCCGTGCATTATCACGATCAGAAGATCAGCGGAATCCCTACCCACCTGATCTCCAGAAAAGGAATCGGCTATGTGCCGGAAAATCAGGGAATGTTCAGTGCGCTGACAGTAGAAGAAACCCTGAATCTGGCCAAGGCAAAGAGCACAGGTGAGACAGAGGAAAAAATGGAGTGGATGCTGGAGCTCTTCCCGGATTTGAAGAAGTTCTGGAGCAAAAAAAGCGGTTTGCTTTCCGGCGGTCAAAAACAGATGCTGGCGATTGCCAGGGCGTATATCAATGGAGATGGACTGCTTCTGATTGATGAGCCAAGCAAAGGATTATCGCCGATCATGGTTGAAAAGCTGATGGAATCGATTCTGAAAATGAAGGAAAAAACCACGATTCTGCTTGTGGAGCAGAATTTCCTGATGGCGAGTGAAATCGGCGATTACTTTTACATTATGGACGACGGAAAAATAGTCCATGATGGCTTGATGCAGGATCTTAAGGAGGACAAGGAAACCTGTCAGAAATACTTGGGCATCGCGTAA
- a CDS encoding ABC transporter ATP-binding protein, which produces MENILETKSLSVYFGEHDVIKDVNMEIERGKLTSIIGPNGAGKTTLFNLLSGQIAPTKGEIYFKKDNITKLSVPLRARRGIGRSFQLTNIFPELTVLENIRLAIQSSSKDYYSIFPRLSYMNRQQDEAKAAMERCMLSGKEDVLAQDLAHGEKRKLELAMLLALKTELLLLDEPTAGISIEEIPAILEVIEKIKKEGLYTIVLIEHKMEMVMHLSDTLVVLFNGELLASGNPKEIIKDQRVQTAYLGGFHRESIKTG; this is translated from the coding sequence TTGGAAAATATTCTGGAAACCAAAAGCCTATCTGTTTACTTTGGCGAGCATGATGTCATAAAAGATGTGAACATGGAAATAGAGCGAGGGAAGCTGACTTCGATCATCGGTCCAAATGGGGCCGGCAAGACCACTCTCTTTAACCTGCTGAGCGGCCAGATTGCTCCAACAAAGGGAGAGATTTATTTTAAGAAAGACAATATAACTAAGCTCTCTGTACCCTTACGGGCGAGAAGAGGCATTGGACGTTCCTTCCAGCTCACCAATATTTTTCCGGAACTGACGGTGCTCGAAAATATCAGACTGGCCATCCAATCATCAAGTAAAGATTACTACTCAATCTTTCCAAGGCTTTCGTACATGAACCGCCAGCAGGATGAAGCAAAAGCGGCCATGGAGAGGTGCATGTTAAGCGGGAAGGAAGATGTGCTGGCACAGGATCTGGCACATGGGGAAAAACGAAAACTGGAGCTGGCCATGCTGCTGGCTCTAAAAACAGAACTGCTTCTTCTCGATGAACCGACAGCAGGCATATCGATTGAAGAGATCCCTGCCATTCTGGAAGTGATTGAGAAAATTAAGAAGGAAGGCCTGTACACGATTGTCTTAATCGAACACAAAATGGAAATGGTCATGCACCTGTCCGATACTCTTGTGGTGCTATTCAATGGAGAGCTCCTGGCCAGCGGCAATCCGAAGGAAATTATTAAGGATCAAAGAGTTCAGACGGCATATTTAGGAGGTTTCCACCGTGAGTCTATTAAAACTGGATAA
- a CDS encoding substrate-binding domain-containing protein gives MLGIALTLIITSGCSGDTASSDVETVKIGVLASLTGPLETYGKQTVAGFELGLDYATEGSKEVAGKKVEFIVEDTETKPDVAVRKATKLLEEDEVDFLVGSSSSGDTLAVLPLAEEYEKIMVVEPAVADSITGQNWNKYIFRTGRNSSQDAVAGAAAIAEKDVKIATFAQDNAYGREGIAAFKEGAEKLGATIVNEQFADPNSTDFTANIQSIINEKPDYLYIVWAGSNAPWKQLKDMQLEEQGIKISTAAQDIASLKTMDSLIGMRGFSIYYHTLPDNEVNDWLVEEHKKKFDGEIPDLFTAGGMTAAISIVEALKKTEGDKDVDGLITTMENMEFETPKGTMKFRAEDHQALQSLYAVTLEEQDGVDHPVPVLIRELNMEETEPPIRNDK, from the coding sequence ATGCTTGGAATTGCACTCACTCTTATCATTACTTCCGGATGTTCCGGAGACACAGCAAGTTCAGATGTAGAAACGGTTAAAATTGGTGTTCTAGCTTCCTTAACCGGTCCACTCGAGACGTACGGAAAGCAGACGGTTGCCGGATTTGAACTGGGGCTCGATTATGCAACCGAGGGATCCAAGGAAGTAGCGGGCAAAAAGGTCGAGTTCATTGTGGAAGATACGGAAACAAAACCTGATGTCGCCGTAAGAAAAGCAACCAAGCTTCTGGAAGAGGATGAAGTAGATTTCTTAGTGGGTTCATCAAGCAGTGGCGACACACTGGCCGTTTTGCCGCTTGCTGAAGAATACGAAAAGATCATGGTGGTGGAGCCTGCGGTTGCTGATAGCATAACCGGTCAGAACTGGAACAAGTATATCTTCAGGACTGGAAGAAATTCATCTCAGGATGCCGTTGCCGGTGCAGCTGCAATCGCTGAAAAAGATGTGAAAATCGCGACCTTCGCACAGGATAATGCGTATGGACGGGAAGGAATCGCTGCTTTTAAAGAAGGAGCGGAGAAGCTTGGAGCCACTATTGTGAATGAACAGTTTGCAGACCCGAATTCCACTGATTTCACAGCGAATATTCAAAGCATCATAAATGAAAAGCCTGATTACCTTTATATCGTCTGGGCAGGATCCAATGCCCCATGGAAACAGTTAAAGGATATGCAGCTGGAAGAGCAGGGAATTAAAATTTCCACTGCGGCGCAGGATATTGCTTCCTTAAAGACGATGGATTCTCTAATTGGCATGAGAGGCTTTTCCATTTACTATCACACCCTGCCGGATAATGAAGTGAACGACTGGTTGGTGGAAGAGCATAAGAAAAAATTTGACGGTGAGATTCCTGACCTGTTTACAGCCGGCGGAATGACAGCTGCCATCTCCATTGTGGAGGCCCTGAAGAAAACAGAAGGTGATAAAGATGTGGACGGCCTGATCACCACAATGGAAAACATGGAGTTTGAGACACCGAAAGGAACGATGAAGTTCCGGGCTGAGGATCATCAGGCATTGCAGTCCCTGTACGCTGTAACCCTGGAGGAACAGGATGGTGTGGATCATCCGGTGCCGGTCCTGATCAGGGAATTGAATATGGAAGAAACCGAGCCGCCAATCCGAAATGACAAATAA
- a CDS encoding 3-oxoacyl-ACP synthase, with amino-acid sequence MGIGIKATGVFFPPGIETAADLAVKTGIPEEVIIEKFGLVQKHVADDSLHASDLAIAAGRQAIEGIDPLSIDVVIYFGSPHKDYYVWSSAPKIQHELGAKNAYAFEIMNVSSCFPIALKVAKDMIASDQSIQNILLVGGCKESQIIDYANPRSRFMFNFADGGTAALITRDSSHSEILESAILTDGSFHDDVRTPAGGSKHYASRETVEKNLHYIDVKDPQSMKERLDPVSIANFDHVVREALHRSGYSPQDMKLLLPLHTKRSMFKELLQSLELPEEKAIYLNHHGHMSSLDPCIGLHFAQERGLLNPGDIAVAVSAGTGYTWAATVVQWK; translated from the coding sequence ATGGGAATTGGCATTAAAGCAACAGGAGTATTTTTCCCTCCTGGAATCGAAACGGCAGCCGATCTCGCAGTAAAGACAGGCATACCTGAAGAGGTGATTATCGAAAAGTTCGGTTTGGTACAGAAGCATGTTGCAGATGATAGCCTCCATGCCTCCGACTTGGCCATTGCTGCGGGAAGGCAGGCGATCGAAGGGATTGACCCGCTGTCCATCGATGTCGTGATTTATTTTGGCAGTCCTCATAAGGATTATTATGTCTGGTCCAGTGCTCCGAAAATCCAGCATGAATTAGGGGCGAAAAATGCCTATGCGTTTGAAATCATGAATGTCAGCTCCTGCTTTCCGATTGCTTTGAAGGTAGCAAAAGACATGATTGCTTCAGATCAATCAATCCAAAATATCCTGCTGGTTGGGGGCTGCAAGGAATCACAAATTATCGATTATGCGAACCCGCGCTCGCGCTTCATGTTCAACTTTGCAGATGGCGGAACGGCTGCACTGATCACAAGGGATTCCTCGCATAGTGAAATACTCGAAAGTGCCATCCTGACAGACGGATCCTTCCATGATGATGTCCGAACACCTGCAGGTGGGTCTAAGCATTATGCCAGCCGCGAAACAGTTGAAAAAAACCTTCATTATATTGATGTGAAGGATCCGCAATCCATGAAAGAAAGACTCGATCCTGTATCGATTGCAAATTTTGATCATGTAGTTCGCGAAGCACTCCATAGAAGCGGTTATTCTCCTCAAGATATGAAACTCCTATTGCCATTGCACACCAAACGTTCCATGTTCAAAGAACTCTTACAATCACTCGAACTTCCGGAAGAAAAAGCAATTTACTTAAATCACCATGGCCACATGTCTTCACTTGACCCATGCATTGGGCTGCATTTTGCCCAGGAACGGGGACTTTTGAATCCCGGGGATATTGCCGTAGCTGTCAGTGCGGGAACTGGGTATACGTGGGCTGCGACGGTTGTGCAGTGGAAATGA
- a CDS encoding MaoC family dehydratase: MISYSVGQQASCSKTITETDFVMFAGISGDFNPVHIDGEYAKKTRFKKRIAHGLLTSSLLSQLLGVHLPGKGSIYVEQTIRFKAPVFIGDTITAQGTVQEIDSKRRILTLLTECFNQDGTKVLTGTAKMMVPEDGGVI, from the coding sequence GTGATCAGTTATAGTGTCGGCCAGCAGGCATCCTGCAGCAAAACCATTACAGAAACAGATTTTGTAATGTTTGCAGGAATTAGCGGAGATTTTAACCCGGTCCACATAGACGGGGAATACGCCAAAAAAACGAGATTTAAAAAGCGCATAGCACATGGTCTCTTAACATCCAGTCTATTATCCCAGCTATTGGGTGTGCATCTGCCCGGAAAAGGATCCATTTATGTTGAACAGACCATCCGGTTCAAGGCGCCCGTTTTTATAGGCGATACAATTACCGCACAAGGAACGGTTCAGGAGATTGACAGCAAAAGGCGAATACTGACTTTGCTGACCGAGTGCTTCAATCAGGATGGAACAAAAGTTTTGACAGGCACGGCCAAGATGATGGTGCCTGAGGATGGAGGGGTAATCTGA
- a CDS encoding o-succinylbenzoate--CoA ligase has protein sequence MKGIAYWIQKWAFTHPDRTAVITDNDKVSYRQLDKMIDSAAVKINEKLQGRKGERIAILSNNRIEYIVLLFAIAKAECVAVPLNIRLSAKELVFQLNDSGSKLIFAEKENAEFASSLVEQSELESMEFMEDLCEVTQTSITNENPIDEEAPYIICYTSGTTGKPKGAVLTQSNMFWNAVNNKLAIDLTSKDRCIVLLPLFHIGGIGLFAFPSLFSGGTIVIPGKFEPEKALAMIEKHKVSIVMGVPTIHQALLTSPSFKTADLSTVRWFYNGGAPCPRELIDSYFDRGFLFGQGFGMTETSPTLFMLTKEDAPRKRGSIGKPVLFSEYKLIDSKGKAAAKGEVGELAVRGPNIMKEYWNRPDATEDALKDGWLLTGDLAKSDEEGFLFIVGRKKEMIISGGENIYPLEVEQVISQLRDVAEVAVVGNANPLWGEVPEAFIVKVNGSALTEDDVVQHCHGNLAKYKIPKKVTFLNELPKNATGKIQKTQLLVRR, from the coding sequence ATGAAAGGCATTGCCTATTGGATTCAGAAATGGGCATTTACACATCCAGATCGGACAGCAGTCATAACAGATAACGACAAGGTATCCTACAGGCAGCTGGATAAAATGATCGATTCAGCTGCTGTGAAAATTAATGAAAAGCTGCAGGGAAGAAAAGGAGAACGCATCGCCATTCTGTCGAACAACCGGATTGAATACATAGTCCTTCTATTTGCCATTGCAAAGGCAGAATGTGTGGCCGTCCCGCTCAATATTCGGCTAAGTGCAAAGGAACTGGTTTTCCAGCTCAACGACAGCGGCTCAAAGCTGATTTTTGCCGAAAAAGAGAATGCAGAGTTTGCGTCTTCTCTTGTTGAACAAAGCGAATTAGAATCTATGGAGTTTATGGAGGATTTATGCGAGGTTACCCAAACGAGCATTACTAATGAGAATCCAATTGACGAGGAAGCTCCATACATTATCTGCTACACCTCCGGGACCACCGGAAAACCGAAAGGGGCCGTACTGACACAGAGCAATATGTTCTGGAATGCCGTGAATAACAAGCTTGCGATTGATTTAACGTCAAAGGATCGCTGTATCGTGCTGCTTCCGCTGTTTCATATAGGGGGAATCGGGCTGTTTGCCTTTCCGTCCTTATTTTCAGGCGGAACCATTGTGATCCCAGGAAAGTTTGAGCCTGAAAAAGCGCTCGCGATGATTGAAAAACATAAGGTGTCCATTGTGATGGGAGTTCCGACCATTCATCAGGCACTGCTGACAAGCCCATCATTCAAAACGGCTGATTTAAGCACGGTCCGCTGGTTCTATAATGGAGGAGCCCCATGTCCGCGTGAATTAATAGATTCCTATTTTGATAGAGGATTCCTCTTTGGACAGGGCTTTGGAATGACGGAGACATCTCCTACTCTATTTATGCTCACAAAAGAAGACGCACCGCGGAAGAGAGGGTCCATCGGAAAGCCTGTGTTATTTTCTGAATATAAGCTGATCGATTCAAAGGGCAAAGCTGCTGCAAAAGGTGAAGTTGGCGAGCTTGCAGTGAGAGGGCCAAATATCATGAAGGAATATTGGAACCGGCCAGATGCCACTGAGGATGCACTGAAAGATGGATGGCTCCTGACGGGGGATTTAGCCAAATCAGATGAAGAAGGGTTCCTGTTCATTGTAGGCCGAAAGAAAGAAATGATTATTTCCGGCGGGGAAAATATCTATCCGCTGGAAGTGGAGCAAGTGATCAGTCAATTAAGAGATGTAGCCGAGGTTGCGGTGGTTGGAAATGCTAATCCACTTTGGGGTGAAGTGCCAGAAGCGTTCATAGTAAAAGTAAATGGAAGCGCTTTAACTGAAGATGATGTTGTTCAACACTGTCACGGGAATCTTGCAAAATATAAGATTCCAAAGAAGGTAACATTTTTAAACGAGCTCCCGAAAAATGCCACGGGAAAAATACAGAAAACACAACTTTTAGTAAGAAGGTGA
- a CDS encoding TetR/AcrR family transcriptional regulator gives MSVKNISEEKALTPRGIETREKLLRAAEEVFGQKGYFETSIVNISQEAKVAQGTFYNYFPSKKDIYDELIRTYSRDLRIAIKEGMAGSSSFEEAQRNGFFAFFSWVKNHPNLYSIVQQAVVVDQELFRWYYGKLANGFLKSLSQGIEAGEFKDLDQETVAYCLMSIGQFLGMRWVYWEKKEVPEEAFDAAMTLIFQGLKK, from the coding sequence GTGTCAGTTAAAAATATTAGTGAGGAAAAAGCACTTACTCCAAGAGGAATTGAAACGCGTGAAAAATTGTTAAGAGCAGCTGAAGAGGTGTTTGGGCAGAAAGGGTATTTTGAAACTTCCATCGTCAATATTTCACAGGAAGCTAAAGTGGCCCAGGGAACATTCTATAACTATTTTCCTTCAAAGAAAGATATCTATGATGAGCTGATTCGAACCTACAGCCGGGATTTGCGCATTGCAATTAAGGAAGGTATGGCAGGAAGCTCTTCATTTGAGGAGGCACAGCGAAATGGCTTCTTCGCTTTCTTCAGTTGGGTCAAAAATCATCCGAATTTATACAGCATTGTCCAGCAGGCTGTTGTGGTGGACCAGGAGCTATTCCGCTGGTATTACGGGAAGCTGGCAAACGGATTTTTAAAGAGTCTGTCTCAAGGGATCGAAGCGGGAGAGTTTAAGGACCTGGACCAGGAGACAGTTGCTTACTGCTTAATGTCGATTGGACAGTTCCTCGGCATGAGATGGGTGTATTGGGAAAAGAAAGAAGTTCCTGAAGAAGCATTTGATGCGGCGATGACACTTATCTTTCAGGGATTAAAAAAGTAA
- a CDS encoding Vgb family protein: MQIKLQEMNLASKNTGPYGIAVSEKGEVWFTQHKANQISCVGLDGEMTEYPLPTPDAKVMCVMVSSKGEVWFTENAANRIGRITKEGTIQEYPLPNPDSAPYGITEGPNGDIWFTEMNGNRIGRIKDDGSITEYNLPAQGSYPAFITLGSDDALWFTENQNNAIGRITENGEVTEFKIPTPASGPVGITKGNDGALWFVEIIGNKIGRISAAGEITEFEIPTANARPHAITAGAGNDLWFTEWGANKIGRITDNGMIEEYTIETPNAEPHGISSSDGKNIWFALECDRIGKITLIE; the protein is encoded by the coding sequence ATGCAAATTAAATTACAGGAAATGAATCTTGCCAGTAAAAATACAGGTCCATACGGTATCGCTGTTTCAGAGAAGGGAGAGGTCTGGTTTACACAGCATAAAGCCAATCAGATCAGCTGTGTCGGATTGGACGGGGAAATGACAGAGTATCCGCTTCCGACACCGGATGCAAAGGTCATGTGTGTAATGGTGTCGTCAAAAGGAGAGGTCTGGTTTACCGAGAATGCAGCAAACAGGATTGGGAGAATAACGAAGGAAGGCACTATTCAAGAATATCCCTTGCCCAATCCAGATTCAGCACCCTATGGGATTACTGAAGGTCCGAATGGAGATATCTGGTTTACCGAAATGAATGGAAACCGTATTGGGCGGATTAAGGATGATGGTTCTATCACTGAATACAATCTTCCGGCTCAAGGTTCGTACCCGGCATTTATAACGCTGGGATCTGATGATGCTCTATGGTTCACAGAAAACCAAAATAATGCCATCGGAAGAATTACCGAAAATGGAGAAGTGACAGAATTTAAAATTCCTACACCTGCTTCCGGGCCGGTTGGAATTACGAAAGGAAACGATGGTGCACTCTGGTTTGTGGAGATTATCGGCAATAAAATAGGACGTATCAGCGCAGCGGGAGAAATAACTGAATTTGAAATTCCAACCGCGAACGCCCGCCCGCATGCCATCACAGCAGGGGCAGGCAATGATTTATGGTTCACAGAGTGGGGAGCAAATAAGATTGGAAGAATTACAGACAACGGGATGATTGAGGAGTATACAATTGAAACTCCAAATGCTGAACCACATGGGATTTCTAGCAGCGATGGGAAGAACATCTGGTTTGCATTGGAGTGTGACAGGATTGGGAAAATCACGTTGATCGAATAA